One Bosea sp. 685 DNA segment encodes these proteins:
- a CDS encoding VOC family protein produces the protein MSEIDSSVPRPGECVAPVLPMRDIDVTAAFYEALGFTRQRRYDRNYLVIASGWMELHFFQHPECDPLTSIAGAFIRVDDVDAVTAGFAALVPADPRGTPRFLPAVVKPWGMKQAILVDPDGNLVQFGTLELFPIQSDRSTAPALCVSALSSREPVSTSLENAPSEPPKPAHPPAKSG, from the coding sequence ATGAGCGAAATCGACTCCTCCGTTCCACGGCCAGGTGAATGCGTCGCGCCGGTCCTGCCGATGCGGGACATCGACGTGACGGCTGCGTTCTACGAGGCGCTCGGCTTCACGCGGCAGCGCCGCTATGATCGCAACTATCTCGTGATCGCCTCGGGTTGGATGGAGCTGCATTTCTTCCAGCATCCCGAATGCGATCCGCTGACGTCCATTGCCGGCGCGTTCATCCGCGTCGACGATGTCGATGCCGTCACAGCAGGCTTTGCCGCGCTTGTCCCTGCCGATCCGCGCGGTACGCCGCGCTTCCTGCCCGCCGTGGTGAAACCCTGGGGCATGAAGCAGGCAATTCTTGTCGATCCGGACGGCAATCTCGTTCAGTTCGGCACGCTGGAGCTGTTTCCGATCCAATCGGATCGTTCAACAGCTCCAGCTCTTTGTGTCAGCGCGTTGTCTTCACGCGAACCGGTCTCCACTTCGCTCGAAAACGCTCCATCAGAACCACCCAAACCAGCTCACCCGCCAGCCAAGTCAGGATAA
- a CDS encoding hemin ABC transporter substrate-binding protein, producing MVGRNALLAPAARRVNRRELGAALALTLIAAIDLTSPASFVTRSFAQTPERIVAAGGVITEVLYALGLQDRLVGVDSTSQFPAEALKDKPNIGYVRALSAEGVLSLKPSLVMAITSAGPPDAISLLNEAGVRLARIPDDMSADGVVTKIEAIGAVAGAVEPARRLAAQTKARFDELATLRTALPAKRRVLFVLSLQNGRTMVGGRNSSADAIIDLAGGINAAAAVEGYKPMTDEAIIAAAPDAILMMRNSGNHDTATEALFALPAFSQTPAAAQRAHIVMDGLYLLGFGPRTPAAARDLMAALYPNVAIPPLKTAAAP from the coding sequence ATGGTCGGCCGCAACGCCCTGCTCGCCCCGGCGGCTCGCCGCGTCAATCGGCGCGAACTCGGTGCAGCTCTCGCCTTGACGCTGATCGCCGCCATCGATCTGACCAGCCCCGCCTCCTTCGTCACGCGCAGCTTCGCGCAGACGCCCGAGCGCATCGTCGCCGCCGGCGGCGTGATCACCGAGGTGCTCTATGCGCTGGGTCTCCAGGACAGGCTTGTGGGCGTCGACTCGACCAGCCAGTTCCCGGCCGAGGCGCTGAAGGACAAGCCCAATATCGGCTATGTCCGGGCCCTCTCGGCGGAAGGCGTGCTCTCGCTCAAGCCCTCGCTCGTCATGGCGATCACCAGCGCCGGCCCGCCGGATGCGATCTCGCTGCTGAATGAGGCCGGCGTGCGCCTTGCGCGAATTCCCGACGACATGAGCGCCGACGGTGTCGTCACCAAGATCGAGGCGATCGGCGCCGTCGCCGGCGCGGTCGAGCCCGCGCGCCGGCTCGCGGCGCAGACCAAGGCGCGCTTCGACGAACTGGCGACGCTGCGCACGGCTTTGCCCGCCAAGCGCCGCGTGCTCTTCGTGCTCTCATTGCAGAATGGCCGCACGATGGTCGGCGGGCGCAACAGTTCGGCGGACGCGATCATCGATCTCGCCGGCGGCATCAATGCAGCGGCGGCGGTCGAGGGCTACAAGCCGATGACCGACGAGGCGATCATCGCCGCCGCGCCCGACGCCATCCTGATGATGCGCAATAGCGGCAACCACGACACGGCAACCGAGGCACTGTTCGCCTTGCCCGCCTTCTCGCAGACGCCGGCGGCGGCGCAGCGCGCCCATATCGTCATGGACGGCCTCTATCTGCTCGGCTTCGGCCCGCGCACACCGGCGGCCGCCCGCGACCTCATGGCCGCGCTCTATCCCAACGTCGCGATCCCGCCGCTGAAGACGGCGGCTGCACCATGA
- a CDS encoding heme ABC transporter ATP-binding protein, with amino-acid sequence MSISDEHGPALVACEGVSFAIGRRKLVDQASLELRPGRTTILVGPNGAGKSTLLKLLTGELHPSAGKVFFDGEALSAVPGWRLASRRAVMAQQTRLAFPFTVYEVARLGVDGVGRRLPRGQREALIGQALSAAGVLDLAARSYQTLSGGEQQRVQFARALCQLEAGRGAGPSQALFLDEPIASLDLCHQLALLDMARSLASRGVAVLIVLHDLNLAVTYADELVIMDQGRIVARGAPAATLDDALLRQVFKVDLSLSRAPAPGLPFLLPQQHRAQSAA; translated from the coding sequence ATGTCGATCTCTGATGAGCACGGCCCCGCGCTCGTCGCCTGCGAGGGCGTGAGCTTCGCGATCGGTCGGCGCAAGCTCGTCGATCAGGCCTCGCTTGAGCTCCGCCCGGGCCGCACCACCATTCTGGTCGGCCCCAATGGCGCGGGAAAATCGACATTGCTGAAGCTCCTGACCGGCGAATTGCATCCGAGCGCGGGCAAAGTATTCTTCGATGGCGAGGCGCTCAGTGCGGTGCCGGGCTGGCGGCTCGCCTCGCGGCGCGCCGTGATGGCGCAGCAGACCAGGCTCGCCTTTCCCTTCACCGTCTACGAGGTCGCGCGGCTGGGCGTCGACGGCGTCGGCCGCCGCCTGCCGCGTGGCCAGCGCGAGGCTCTGATCGGTCAGGCCCTGAGTGCAGCCGGCGTGCTCGACCTCGCCGCGCGTAGCTACCAGACCCTCTCGGGCGGCGAACAACAGCGGGTGCAGTTCGCCCGCGCGCTCTGCCAGCTCGAGGCCGGGCGCGGCGCCGGGCCATCCCAGGCGCTCTTCCTTGACGAGCCGATCGCGAGCCTCGACCTCTGCCACCAGCTCGCGCTTCTGGACATGGCCCGCAGCCTCGCCAGCCGCGGCGTCGCCGTGCTGATCGTACTGCACGACCTCAACCTCGCCGTGACCTATGCCGACGAGCTCGTCATCATGGACCAGGGCCGCATCGTCGCCCGCGGCGCCCCTGCAGCGACGCTGGACGACGCGCTGCTGCGCCAGGTCTTCAAGGTCGATCTCTCGCTCAGCCGCGCGCCGGCGCCGGGCCTGCCCTTCCTGCTGCCGCAGCAGCACCGGGCGCAGAGCGCTGCCTGA
- a CDS encoding antibiotic biosynthesis monooxygenase, producing the protein MFIAMNRFKVVKGEEAAFETIWSSRKTRLDEMTGFLGFHLLKGPEKEDHTLYSSHTSWASKEDFTAWTKSEQFRESHRNAGLPRETPIYLGHPEFEGFETVLSESNPHRPRQAAE; encoded by the coding sequence ATGTTCATCGCCATGAACCGCTTCAAGGTCGTCAAGGGAGAGGAGGCCGCCTTCGAGACGATCTGGTCGTCGCGCAAGACACGCCTCGACGAGATGACGGGCTTCCTCGGCTTCCATCTGCTGAAGGGCCCGGAGAAGGAGGATCACACCCTCTATTCCTCGCATACCAGCTGGGCCTCGAAGGAGGATTTCACGGCCTGGACCAAATCCGAGCAGTTCCGTGAATCCCATCGCAATGCCGGCCTGCCGCGCGAGACGCCGATATATCTCGGTCATCCCGAGTTCGAGGGCTTCGAGACGGTGCTGAGCGAAAGCAATCCGCATCGGCCTCGCCAGGCGGCCGAGTGA
- a CDS encoding iron ABC transporter permease, which translates to MTLAARPGELAALSSLAAFAAGRRRQAVLAVVGVTLLCLVLAIVATGQGAVQIAPARVAEILMAKLSGQDELLTGRDALVVLNIRLPRVLLAMLIGAALAISGALMQGLFRNPLADPGLVGVSAGAGLAAATTIVLGDRLLAGTGFKLPFAALPVGAFCGGLVSTLALYLIATRQGRTSVATMLLAGVALGALAGSLTGLLAFISDDRQLRDLTFWSLGSLGGASWAKLVIVAPIVLPLLFAVPLLARGLNALMLGEAEAYHLGLPVQRIKGLAILLVALAVGASVATAGVIGFVGIVVPHLIRLAIGPDHRLLLPLSALGGATLLVGADIAARLIVAPAELPIGIVTAAVGAPFFLWLLLRRANHVDL; encoded by the coding sequence ATGACGCTTGCCGCCCGCCCCGGCGAGCTCGCCGCCTTGTCGTCGCTTGCAGCCTTCGCGGCCGGCCGGAGGCGACAGGCGGTGCTTGCGGTCGTCGGCGTGACCTTGCTCTGCCTCGTGCTCGCCATCGTCGCGACCGGCCAGGGCGCGGTCCAGATCGCGCCGGCCCGCGTTGCCGAGATCCTGATGGCAAAGCTCTCCGGCCAGGACGAATTGCTCACCGGGCGCGACGCGCTGGTCGTGCTCAACATCCGCCTGCCCCGCGTGCTGCTCGCCATGCTGATCGGCGCGGCGCTCGCCATCTCAGGCGCGCTGATGCAGGGCCTGTTCCGCAATCCACTCGCCGATCCCGGCCTCGTCGGCGTCTCCGCCGGAGCGGGGCTCGCCGCCGCGACGACCATCGTCCTGGGCGACCGCCTGCTTGCCGGCACCGGCTTCAAACTGCCCTTCGCCGCCCTGCCCGTCGGCGCCTTCTGCGGTGGCCTGGTCTCGACATTGGCGCTCTATCTGATCGCGACACGCCAGGGCCGCACCTCGGTCGCGACCATGCTGCTCGCCGGCGTCGCGCTCGGCGCGCTCGCGGGCTCACTCACCGGCCTGCTCGCCTTCATCTCGGACGACCGGCAATTGCGCGACCTGACCTTCTGGTCGCTCGGCAGTCTCGGCGGCGCAAGCTGGGCCAAGCTCGTCATCGTCGCGCCGATCGTGCTGCCCCTGCTCTTCGCCGTGCCGTTGCTCGCGCGCGGGCTCAACGCCCTGATGCTGGGCGAGGCGGAGGCCTATCATCTCGGCCTGCCGGTGCAGCGCATCAAGGGGCTCGCCATCCTGCTCGTTGCGCTCGCCGTCGGCGCAAGCGTCGCCACAGCCGGCGTCATCGGTTTCGTCGGCATCGTCGTGCCGCATCTGATCCGGCTCGCCATCGGGCCGGACCACCGCCTGCTGCTGCCGCTTTCGGCGCTTGGCGGCGCGACCCTGCTGGTCGGGGCCGACATCGCCGCGCGCCTGATCGTGGCGCCGGCGGAACTGCCCATCGGCATCGTCACCGCCGCGGTCGGTGCACCGTTCTTCCTCTGGCTTCTCCTGCGCCGGGCAAACCATGTCGATCTCTGA
- the hutX gene encoding heme utilization cystosolic carrier protein HutX, with the protein MSISQVIPLAGQEPPANDPMARVRQMLAAKPDGVIEAIAREVGVPTLAVLEETPLGQRTAIAPERFEALWQELSNWGSVLFIVHTPDIVLECEGALPVGSFGHGYYNIHGDSPIGGHIKAENCRAIYLVDRLFHGRRSCSVQFFNGAGEAMFKVFVRRDASRALIAEQVTLFEALKTSFG; encoded by the coding sequence ATGTCGATCTCGCAGGTGATCCCGCTGGCTGGCCAGGAACCGCCGGCAAACGACCCGATGGCGCGTGTCAGGCAGATGCTGGCGGCCAAGCCCGACGGCGTCATCGAGGCGATCGCCCGCGAGGTCGGCGTGCCGACGCTTGCCGTGCTGGAGGAGACGCCACTGGGGCAGCGGACGGCGATCGCGCCCGAGCGCTTCGAGGCGCTCTGGCAGGAGCTCTCGAACTGGGGGAGCGTGCTCTTCATCGTCCACACGCCCGATATCGTGCTGGAATGCGAGGGTGCGCTGCCGGTCGGCTCCTTCGGCCATGGCTATTACAACATCCATGGCGACAGCCCGATCGGCGGCCACATCAAGGCCGAGAATTGCCGCGCGATCTATCTGGTCGACCGGCTTTTCCACGGGCGCCGGTCCTGCTCGGTGCAGTTCTTCAACGGCGCGGGCGAGGCGATGTTCAAGGTCTTTGTCCGGCGCGATGCGAGCCGGGCTCTGATCGCCGAGCAGGTCACATTGTTCGAGGCGCTGAAGACCAGCTTCGGCTGA